A window from Chelmon rostratus isolate fCheRos1 chromosome 13, fCheRos1.pri, whole genome shotgun sequence encodes these proteins:
- the vgll3 gene encoding transcription cofactor vestigial-like protein 3 translates to MSCLDVMYHQSYGAHYLPAAAYKATYYNHHHQQQQRRLSVYSKMQECMEQQQQQQQQQGGLRGMLSRDQGLRQAPAAPGVGSGRRSASDSELKDGAQPAEAEYLSSRCVLFTYFQGDIGDVVDEHFSRALSQSSTFNSETKPIRVTQPSASAAAGLWKDGGCLSESQSSSVWNNTYPTQAGSCLPSVSVSVHPDFSSSPVSFNHPDGALWADHVLSQASLPSPATLPESWTYSLNPQSTSGYPNVHNVYHAHPHAHIHTRHHHPMLHSYPTHGPALDPRFNPLLLPGVRNQNQPTASAGSPPHSEGVKTEMDPSSNSPITATTVTWTPSALHGSLEVYDTALDQAKPKTSVWF, encoded by the exons ATGAGTTGCCTGGATGTGATGTACCACCAAAGCTATGGAGCGCACTACCTCCCTGCAGCGGCGTACAAGGCGACATACTATAACCACCATCACCAGCAACAACAG AGAAGGCTGAGTGTCTACAGTAAGATGCAGGAGTGtatggagcagcagcagcagcagcagcagcaacaaggagGATTAAGAGGGATGCTTTCCAGAGATCAAGGCCTCCGGCAGGCTCCTGCGGCGCCAGGAGTTGGATCAGGCCGGAGATCCGCGTCCGATTCGGAGCTGAAGGATGGTGCCCAGCCAGCCGAGGCAGAGTACTTGAGCTCGAGGTGTGTTCTGTTCACCTACTTCCAAGGGGACATCGGCGACGTTGTGGACGAGCACTTCTCCCGGGCGCTCAGCCAGTCCAGCACCTTCAACAGCGAGACCAAGCCGATCAGGGTGACTCAGCCGTCGGCCTCAGCCGCCGCCGGCCTGTGGAAAG atGGTGGGTGTCTCTCTGAGAGTCAGAGCAGCTCAGTGTGGAACAACACCTATCCAACCCAGGCCGGGTCTTGCCTCCCATCGGTGTCTGTCTCGGTCCACCCCGACTTCTCCTCCAGCCCTGTTTCCTTCAACCACCCGGATGGAGCCCTGTGGGCAGACCACGTGCTCTCCCAGGCCAGCCTTCCCTCCCCGGCCACCCTCCCCGAAAGCTGGACCTACAGCCTGAACCCCCAGAGCACAAGCGGCTACCCCAACGTCCACAACGTCTACCACGCTCACCCCCACGCCCACATCCACACCCGGCACCACCACCCCATGCTCCATTCATACCCGACCCACGGTCCGGCGCTGGATCCGAGGTTTaaccctctgctgctgcccGGTGTTCGGAACCAGAACCAGCCGACTGCCAGCGCAGGGAGTCCTCCACACAGCGAGGGAGTGAAGACAGAGATGGACCCCAGCAGCAACAGCCCAATCACTGCTACCACTGTTACCTGGACCCCCTCGGCCCTCCATGGATCCTTGGAGGTGTATGACACAG CTCTTGATCAGGCCAAACCAAAGACGTCAGTTTGGTTCTAA